From Vanrija pseudolonga chromosome 1, complete sequence, a single genomic window includes:
- the sepH_1 gene encoding Cytokinesis protein sepH, whose protein sequence is MEAAALSNYQLGDLLGRGASGNVYRALNFLTGETVAIKSISLLSLPPSSLPDIMSEIDLLKNLNHPNVVKYKGFTQDKESLFIVLEYCENGSLQTILKKFGKFPESLVGVYICQVLEGLTYLHDQGVIHRDIKGANILTNKDGSVKLADFGVSSRAPTPDLAAVAKVDADNEVVGSPYWMAPEVIEQSGATTASDIWSVGCVVVELLEGKPPYGDLAPMQALWRIVQDESMRIPDGASPMVKDFLYHCFQKDAHLRISAKKLLRHAWMQQARKHLSSAASPGTLPRSKPSSSSSSRSAAPPTNGARKDGHSRTGSMTQPQPTVTGVPKEPASLSKSRKPLTVYDEQVQRVQEWNEALAASPKAFASAASGTMRRIPALPNTKKAASERRRADAAAMPPPAIASSSHPGHAPGLLQKNQHVSDVLSRARESVEQERWDDDFASDISLPKLSLRKPPDVPSEEPHEPNQETVRQLLPKDAKSRAADKPPPLPPKDRSKNKVEDYSLDLGFGDDELQIKLSNIKSQDKGRTRIMHPRDLSKMGSLSSVPKEMGGLPPGERTAEQRHSAPSYGQLQSKGGAPSRPLSMAAPPSPVILQSPNPGSSRTPPTSRSSSLRGRKEASESNLELQKYTETDDEDYSDMFDGPLGQIIDPTSTMQSLQLTRRSNRSWHDDDDDDDADPFAEIEDDFDTADDLEANLLRDKRATLCANVTKLVDQLEGGSNDMAALRKVCDELLGLFESAGDMGLETHFVSIHGLLAVIEVLEGRLSRDVALRLLKIVNFIVAFDVDHLESFCLVGGIPVVIQFTSKKHLAEARLEASLFIQHLTRSALTLQMFISCRGLRHLVDLLDEDYSESKTLILSALEGIGSVFDLQSPTPKPDFCRMFTREHILDPLSIALLALIKDPDVDEEVLKRAVDVLLLFCQVAQADVHVRDAFATRTIMMRLLKALDLLPRKLLVTAIKAIKHLSTSPQLIEVLQNSNAMEVLVELLSKSLKGSYSNEISSHIFQTIYSMCRLSKARLGEAASSGIIPLLKRVINTKSPLKQFALPILCDLANAGKESRRLLWQTDGMRLYLDLLDDPYWRVSALEAILNWMQDETARVEDILLQHHSTDSLAKCFVQSSGVSFESILDPFLKILRMSAPLTSAISTTPCLRRLADALERPAKAVTKLNLLRITRAVCESHPDRQTLVSRFSLASIVDKLAKQDDAVLVRELAKEIYPSLLFGGDPVPQGDSPKHKRVISGLRRTSSDSGSVTPQAVLSQSIGPGAVPASLSSSSTSASAASRSAIRIPSIMRRPTTSSLSSSHSSRTSLMGPPADTTPLNSRAVTPTADEKPKSKRRISRSLVKDVQWEAGENGRLRSVLPSPTRTYF, encoded by the exons ATGGAAGCAGCCGCGCTATCAAACtaccagctcggcgacctgctgggccgcggcgcgagcggcaaTGTGTACCGCGCGCTCAACTTCCTCACGGGCGAGACGGTGGCCATCAAGAGCAtctcgctgctgtcgctcccgccgtcgtcgctcccaGACATCATGTCCGAGATTGACCTGCTCAAGAACCTCAACCACCCCAACGTGGTAAAGTACAAGGGATTCACGCAGGACAAGGAGAGCCTGTTCATCGTGCTCGAGTACTGTGAGAACGGGAGCTTGCAGACCATCCTCAAGAAGTTTGGCAAGTTCCCCGAGAGCCTGGTCGGCGTCTACATCTGccaggtgctcgagggcctgACGTACCTCCACGACCAGGGTGTTATCCACCGGGATATCAAGGGCGCCAACATCTTGACGAACAAGGACGGCAGtgtcaagctcgccgactttggcgtgagcagccgcgcgccgacgccagacctcgcggccgtggccAAGGTGGACGCGGATaacgaggtcgtcggctCGCCGTACTGGATGGCACCAGAGGTCATTGAGCAGTCAGGCGCCACGACGGCAAGCGATATCTGGAGCGTGgggtgcgtcgtcgtcgagctcttgGAGGGTAAACCGCCCTACGGAGACCTCGCGCCAATGCAAGCCCTGTGGCGTATCGTCCAGGACGAGTCGATGCGGATACCCGACGGCGCGAGCCCG ATGGTCAAGGACTTTCTGTATCACTGTTTCCAGAAGGACGCGCATCTGCGTATCAGCGCAAAGAAGCTTCTCCGGCATGCGTGGATGCAGCAGGCGCGCAAGCACCTCAGCAGCGCAGCGTCGCCTGGTACCCTGCCGCGGTCTAaaccgtcgtcgtcgtcgtcgagcaggagTGCTGCGCCGCCAACGAACGGCGCGAGGAAAGATGGACACAGTAGGACAGGCAGCATgacgcagccgcagccgacTGTCACTGGCGTGCCAAAGGAGCCGGCGAGCTTGTCCAAGTCGCGCAAGCCCCTGACTGTGTACGATGAGCAGGTGCAGCGTGTGCAGGAGTGGAACGAAGCACTGGCTG CCTCGCCCAAGGCCttcgcgtccgccgcgtcgggcacGATGCGCCGTATCCCCGCACTGCCCAACACGAAGAAGGCTGCATctgagcgccggcgcgccgacgcggccgccatGCCTCCGCCTGCTatcgcatcgtcgtcgcaccCCGGACACGCGCCAGGTCTGCTGCAGAAGAACCAGCACGTGAGCGACGTGCtgagccgcgcgcgcgagagcgtcgagcaggagagatgggacgacgactttgccTCGGACATTTCGTTGCCCAAGCTCAGCT TACGGAAACCGCCAGACGTACCCTCCGAGGAACCGCACGAGCCAAACCAGGAGACGGTGCGCCAGCTTCTGCCCAAGGATGCcaagtcgcgcgcggcggacaagccgccaccgctgcccccgAAAGACAGGTCCAAGAACAAGGTTGAGGACTACTCGCTCGATCTGGGCTTTGGCGACGATGAGCTGCAGATCAAGCTGTCCAATATCAAGTCCCAGGACAAGGGTCGCACCCGCATCATGCACCCGCGCGACCTGTCCAAGATGGGCAGCCTGAGCAGCGTGCCGAAGGAGATGGGTGGCTTGCCGCCTGGCGagcgcaccgccgagcagagacactcggcgccgtcatACGGCCAGTTACAGTCCAAGGGTGGTGCGCCGTCCAGACCGCTCAGtatggccgcgccgccgtcgccagtgATCCTCCAGTCGCCTAACCCTGGGTCGAGCAGGACCCCACCCACGTCGAGGTCCAGCTCGCTCCGCGGGAGGAAGGAGGCGTCGGAGAGTAACCTCGAGCTGCAAAAGTACaccgagacggacgacgaggactaCTCGGACATGTTTGACGGTCCACTCGGCCAGATCATTGATC CTACCAGCACCATGCAGTCGCTGCAGCTCACGCGCCGGTCCAACCGCTCgtggcacgacgacgacgatgacgacgacgcggacccGTTTGCGGAGATCGAAGACGACTTTGACACGGCAGACGACCTTGAAGCCAACCTCCTCCGTGACAAGCGCGCGACCCTGTGTGCAAACGTTACCAAACtggtcgaccagctcgagggAGGAAGCAACGATATGGCCGCGCTCCGAAAGGTGTGCGATGAGCTC CTCGGCCTGTTTGAGAGCGCAGGGGACATGGGCCTCGAGACGCACTTTGTGTCCATCCACGGCCTCCTTGC CGTCATAGAAGTACTAGAGGGGCGCCTGagccgcgacgtcgcgctccgGCTGCTCAAGATTGTCAACTTT ATTGTAGCCTTTGATGTCGACCATCTCGAGTCGTTCTGCCTTGTTGGCGGAATCCCCGTCGTTATCCAATTCACTAGCAAGAAACACCTCGCagaggcgcgcctcgaggcaTCCCTCTTCATCCAGCACCTCACCCGCTCGGCTCTCACGCTGCAAATGTTCATCTCGTGTCGAGGCCTCAgacacctcgtcgacctcctcgacgaggactaCTCGGAGAGCAAGACGCTCATTctgtcggcgctcgagggAATTGGCAGCGTCTTCGACCTTCAG TCACCTACGCCCAAGCCAGACTTCTGCCGCATGTTCACGCGTGAACATATTCTTGACCCGCTCTCCATTGCCCTGCTTGCGCTCATCAAGGACCCCgacgtggacgaggaggtgctcaAGCGTGCTGTAgacgtgctcctcctcttctgcCAGGTTGCCCAGGCCGATGTGCACGTCCGTGATGCGTTTGCCACGCGCACGATCATGATGC GCTTGCTCAAAGCCCTCGATCTCCTCCCCCGCAAGCTCCTCGTCACGGCCATCAAAGCCATCAAGCACCTTTCGACGAGCCCCCAGCTCATCGAGGTGCTGCAGAACTCGAATGCCATGGAGGTGCTGGTCGAGCTGCTGAGCAAGTCGCTCAAAGGATCGTACAGCAACGAGATTTCGTCGCACATCTTCCAGACAATCTACTCGATGTGTCGACTCTCTAAGGCGCGTCTCGGCGaggccgcgtcctcgggcaTCATCCCGCTGCTCAAGCGCGTCATCAACACCAAGTCGCCGCTCAAGCAGTTTGCCCTGCCCATCCTGTgcgacctcgccaacgccggcaaggagtcgcgccgcctgctgtGGCAGACCGACGGCATGCGCCTctacctcgacctcctggaCGACCCATACTGGCGCGTGagcgccctcgaggccattCTCAACTGGATGCAGGATGAGACTGCCCGCGTCGAGGACATTCTGCTTCAGCACcactcgaccgactcgctcgcAAAGTGCTTTGTGCAGTCGTCTGGTGTGTCGTTTGAGAGCATCCTCGACCCGTTCCTCAAGATTCTCCGCATGTCGGCGCCCCTCACTTCGGCCATTTCCACCACGCCGTGCttgcgccgcctcgccgacgcactGGAGCGTCCAGCCAAGGCCGTCACCAAGCTCAACCTGCTGCGTATCACTCGCGCGGTCTGCGAATCGCACCCCGACCGCCAGACGCTGGTGTCGCGTTTCTCCCTCGCGAGCatcgtcgacaagctcgcaAAGCAGGACGATGCCGTGCTCGTCCGCGAGCTCGCAAAGGAGATCTACCCGTCGCTCCTGTTTGGCGGCGACCCCGTCCCGCAGGGCGACTCGCCCAAGCACAAGCGCGTCATCAGCGGCCTGCGCCGCACTTCGAGCGACAGCGGGTCCGTCACGCCGCAGGCGGTGCTGTCCCAGTCGATCGGACCGGGTGCCGTGCCAGCCTCGctatcgtcgtcgtcgacgtcggcttCGGCAGCCTCACGCTCGGCAATCCGCATCCCGAGCATCATGCGCCGCCCGACCACGTCTTCTCTGTCGTCCTCGcactcgtcgcgcacgagccTCATGGGCCCGCCAGCGGACACGACGCCGCTCAACTCGCGAGCAGTGACGCCAACGGCCGACGAAAAGCCAAAATCCAAGCGCCGCATCTCGCGCAGCCTTGTCAAGGATGTGCAGTGGGAGGCTGGCGAGAACGGGCGTCTCCGCTCAGTGCTCCCCTCGCCCACACGGACATACTTCTAG